A window from Malacoplasma iowae encodes these proteins:
- a CDS encoding transglutaminase-like domain-containing protein: protein MKKMKKFRVMVGTAAMATLLIVPTVLTSCWNGSNIVTNTPNYPTVVPPSNDSGSIPGDGSTSNPGNPVVPPVDDSTNEPTTPPVSPPETSPENPSDETPVIPPVEPDKEGYIKGVDYFLASNTPSGQEDNKEYWITNPNTQNDYILQEWGNVPLPMKNDVSKDDAYNYFTYVAVNNQIGRPYTFGKRKIETDWIINVFIEWLIKNWTLYPWMSFENHPAYFETNKLDPTQDFDYDDLVTWRGKYPEYFEKNKFYMNRNKFSNSADFITIQSQQRDAYFEMIRLFLTNYYRPGMSDLDKALTVFNFVMSYIAYGDSNNDPYGAYMKHMGVCVHYAFTAAFLLNLIGVPSFMNTAHNLYSHPNVSRPGHAVNWVWIDADNSGEKKWYIMDATFSDYEGETTWPSAYVSTSGSNWSFFLDPVSDIEGGNIDYNLSQNSFFQFLNGPWYSPFKNKNVKVSPDYSYLNNKGTYQNIRSSFGSNKNSQSRPIWYNNNWYSLIIENDRDVKIYKTSMNDANKEEINIPDEIIRDIKANNNVKYSKPFAGTYNDWMAFSVFETPDYTMGTPFKKARKIYFHNFKDSDWKNTQTMEIENEVLYTDENGKEYKTENATFQTFFFDNDQLCIEYSFKNNGGKTFASVIKRYDLPEKVQIKNDTYLDSKVVENAKIYYKLVGNTHKIGVENQQITLEMKENYNKYYNDFKSTNKPYEDVIKLKEYSDNFEKSLLTAKENVASGISSDIYLSEQDTFDQYGYYFDDINPGFDSFYNLSNDQYNTTLKYDIYFAPESSNEYKLLQKDLYKPIIKKSYFKEYNNNPNGKYYIRMHNQDNSLLYETEPFYFAISDSKNVAYIPEQPRIDYTEVLTPYTPQGQTNYYDRFIYDWYDKEYQLLFNYQWSRINTNYDITVNLKSFEFKTKKIKTLKTWNDPLKKEKYVIGKINENNKGIYYLDIELKYKNNQKKFHLYSSFMYMITKNDVDSKNFSEWVNLSKQLKEEILKENPKPQK from the coding sequence ATGAAAAAAATGAAAAAATTTAGAGTGATGGTTGGTACAGCAGCAATGGCTACACTTCTGATTGTTCCAACAGTTTTAACATCTTGTTGAAATGGAAGTAATATTGTAACAAATACACCTAATTATCCAACTGTTGTTCCACCATCAAATGATTCGGGTTCTATTCCTGGTGATGGTTCAACATCTAATCCTGGAAATCCAGTTGTTCCACCAGTTGATGATTCCACAAATGAACCAACAACACCACCTGTAAGTCCACCAGAAACTTCTCCAGAAAACCCATCAGATGAAACACCAGTAATTCCACCAGTTGAACCAGATAAAGAAGGTTATATTAAAGGTGTTGATTATTTTTTAGCATCAAATACACCATCTGGACAAGAGGATAATAAAGAGTATTGAATAACAAATCCTAATACGCAAAATGATTACATTCTTCAAGAATGGGGAAATGTTCCATTGCCAATGAAAAATGATGTAAGCAAAGATGATGCTTATAATTATTTCACATATGTTGCAGTTAATAACCAAATTGGTAGACCATACACTTTTGGAAAAAGAAAAATTGAAACTGATTGAATTATTAATGTATTTATAGAATGATTGATAAAAAACTGAACTTTATATCCATGAATGTCTTTTGAAAATCATCCAGCTTATTTTGAAACAAATAAATTAGATCCAACTCAAGATTTTGATTATGATGACTTAGTTACTTGAAGAGGAAAATATCCTGAATATTTTGAAAAAAATAAATTTTATATGAATCGTAATAAATTTAGTAATTCAGCAGATTTCATTACAATTCAGTCTCAACAAAGAGATGCATATTTTGAAATGATAAGATTGTTTTTAACAAACTATTATCGTCCTGGAATGAGCGACTTAGATAAAGCATTAACTGTATTTAACTTTGTAATGTCATATATTGCATATGGAGATTCTAACAATGACCCTTATGGTGCTTATATGAAACACATGGGAGTTTGTGTTCATTATGCATTTACTGCAGCTTTCTTATTGAATTTAATTGGTGTTCCATCATTTATGAATACTGCTCATAATTTATATAGTCACCCAAATGTTTCTCGTCCAGGTCATGCTGTAAATTGGGTTTGAATTGATGCAGATAATTCAGGCGAAAAGAAATGATATATAATGGATGCAACATTTAGTGATTATGAAGGAGAAACTACATGACCTAGTGCTTATGTTTCAACTAGTGGTAGTAATTGAAGTTTCTTCCTAGATCCAGTTTCTGATATTGAAGGTGGAAACATTGATTATAATTTATCTCAAAATAGTTTTTTCCAGTTTTTAAATGGGCCTTGATATTCTCCATTTAAAAATAAAAATGTAAAAGTTTCTCCTGACTATTCATATTTAAATAATAAAGGTACATATCAAAATATAAGATCAAGTTTTGGTAGCAACAAAAATAGCCAATCTAGACCTATTTGATACAACAACAATTGATATAGTCTTATCATTGAAAATGATAGAGATGTTAAAATTTATAAGACATCAATGAATGATGCAAATAAAGAAGAAATCAATATTCCAGATGAAATAATTAGAGATATAAAAGCTAATAATAATGTAAAATATTCAAAACCATTTGCTGGTACTTATAATGATTGAATGGCATTTTCTGTTTTTGAAACTCCAGACTATACAATGGGAACTCCATTTAAAAAAGCAAGAAAAATTTATTTCCACAACTTTAAAGATTCAGATTGAAAAAATACTCAAACTATGGAAATAGAAAATGAAGTTTTATACACTGATGAAAATGGTAAAGAATATAAAACAGAAAATGCTACTTTCCAAACTTTCTTCTTTGATAATGATCAATTATGTATTGAATATAGTTTTAAAAATAATGGTGGTAAAACTTTTGCTTCAGTAATTAAAAGATATGATTTACCAGAAAAAGTACAAATTAAAAATGATACGTATTTAGATTCTAAAGTTGTTGAAAATGCAAAAATTTATTACAAACTTGTTGGAAATACACATAAAATAGGTGTTGAAAATCAACAAATAACTTTAGAAATGAAAGAAAATTATAACAAATATTATAATGATTTTAAATCAACTAACAAGCCTTATGAGGATGTAATAAAACTTAAAGAATATAGTGATAATTTTGAAAAGTCTTTATTAACTGCAAAAGAAAATGTTGCAAGTGGAATATCATCAGATATATATCTTAGTGAACAAGATACATTTGACCAATATGGTTATTATTTTGATGATATAAATCCTGGATTTGATAGTTTCTACAACTTATCAAATGATCAATATAATACAACTTTAAAATATGATATATATTTTGCTCCAGAATCTTCTAATGAATACAAACTTTTACAAAAAGATTTATATAAACCAATAATTAAAAAATCATATTTTAAAGAGTATAATAATAACCCTAATGGTAAATATTATATAAGAATGCATAATCAAGATAATTCGCTTTTATATGAAACTGAACCATTCTACTTTGCAATAAGCGATAGTAAAAATGTTGCTTATATTCCAGAACAACCAAGAATTGATTACACAGAGGTATTAACACCTTATACACCACAAGGGCAAACAAATTATTATGATAGATTTATTTATGATTGATATGACAAAGAGTATCAACTATTATTTAACTATCAATGATCTAGAATAAATACAAATTACGATATAACTGTAAACTTAAAATCATTTGAATTTAAAACTAAAAAAATCAAAACTTTAAAAACTTGAAATGATCCATTAAAAAAAGAAAAATATGTAATTGGTAAAATTAATGAAAATAATAAAGGGATTTACTATTTAGATATAGAACTTAAATATAAAAACAATCAAAAAAAATTCCATTTATATTCTTCATTCATGTACATGATTACAAAAAATGATGTTGATTCAAAAAACTTTAGTGAATGAGTTAATTTATCTAAACAATTGAAAGAAGAAATTTTAAAAGAAAATCCCAAACCACAAAAATAA
- a CDS encoding transglutaminase-like domain-containing protein, whose product MKKWKKFKVMLFGSTTLAVLLIVPTVLTSCWSGNEIVTNTPDNPIPPTEKPGTNPGEDNNTTPPDEKPVTPPITPDKECYIKYVDYFLDPNTPKGQEENKEYWITNPNTQNKNILTRWGNVPLPMKENVTAEEVYDYFTYVANNGQLGRSYSFGERKIETDWIANIYIQWLVENWALYPWMSFENDPAYFHTDNMDSSQKYDYWILDKWRGNYDKFFDQNKFYIKNNKFSNTADLITIESQQREKFFEMIRLFLINYYRPGMSDLDKALAVFDFVMTYIAYGDSSKDPYGVYMKHMGVCVHYSFTSAFLLNLIGVPAFMNIAGDMLSHPGIEPPGHAVTWVWIDGDNSNQKKWYIMDATASDYKGETTWPSAYILSSNGTWNYFLNPVSDIPGGNIDYNLKQNSFFEFLNGPWYSPYKNQQVKISENYDYLDQMGTFYNIKNSFGKSTYKQSKPVWFNKNWYSMVIENDTQIKFYKTSMGNTVKEEFYVPNNIISELGTLGRTKYSNPFFGTYNDWLAFSVFEKPDYMNQKPLENKRKIYFHNFNDTNWENTQTFDIPDEVLFVDEKGNKYETNKAFFQTFFFDSDKLCIEFSFKDNAGNTIGTTIKRYELPKEVQIKNDKYLDWKVVENAKIYYRLMGNTHQVGTENQQVTLENKEKYNEYFDKFKASDKPYNDLLTLKDYSDKFEKSLLTAKENIASGVSSDIYLIEESAFEQYGYYFDDINPGFDSFYNLNNDQYNTALKYDIYFSSKSDDQYDLIAKDLYKPVIKKTDFEKYNSSPNGKYYIKIHNYNDTLTYNTDPFYFAITDSKNVAIQPEQPKILYTDNLSPSLPQGQTNYYDKFIYNWYDQKYTLSFSYQWSKISATYDVNVSLKRYDFKTKQIKTLKTWYDPLRNEKYDIGKITEDNKGIYFYDVEIKYKSDSKVFNLYSPFMYMMTKNDVDSNNFTKWVSLSNELKTLIKANNSKI is encoded by the coding sequence ATGAAAAAATGAAAAAAATTTAAAGTAATGCTATTTGGCTCAACAACTTTAGCAGTTCTTTTAATTGTTCCAACAGTTTTAACTTCTTGTTGAAGTGGTAATGAAATTGTAACTAATACACCTGATAATCCAATTCCACCAACAGAAAAACCTGGAACAAACCCTGGAGAAGATAATAATACAACTCCACCAGATGAAAAACCAGTAACCCCACCTATTACACCAGATAAAGAATGTTATATAAAATATGTAGATTATTTTTTAGATCCAAATACACCAAAAGGCCAAGAAGAAAATAAAGAATATTGAATAACTAATCCTAACACTCAAAATAAAAACATTTTAACTCGTTGAGGAAATGTTCCTTTACCAATGAAAGAAAATGTAACTGCAGAAGAGGTTTATGATTATTTTACTTATGTTGCCAACAATGGACAATTAGGTAGATCTTATAGTTTTGGGGAAAGAAAAATTGAAACTGATTGAATTGCCAATATTTACATTCAATGATTAGTTGAAAATTGAGCTTTATATCCTTGAATGTCATTTGAAAATGACCCAGCATATTTTCACACTGACAATATGGATAGTTCTCAAAAATATGATTATTGAATTTTAGACAAATGAAGAGGCAATTATGATAAGTTTTTTGATCAAAATAAATTTTATATAAAAAATAATAAATTTAGTAACACTGCAGATTTAATTACTATTGAATCACAACAAAGAGAAAAATTCTTTGAAATGATAAGATTATTTTTAATAAATTATTATCGTCCGGGAATGAGTGATTTAGATAAAGCTTTAGCGGTTTTTGACTTTGTAATGACATATATTGCATATGGAGATTCTTCTAAAGATCCATATGGTGTTTATATGAAACATATGGGTGTTTGTGTACATTATTCATTTACATCTGCTTTTCTATTAAATTTAATTGGTGTTCCAGCATTTATGAATATAGCTGGAGACATGCTTTCTCATCCGGGTATAGAACCACCAGGACATGCTGTAACATGAGTTTGAATTGATGGTGATAATTCAAATCAAAAAAAGTGATATATTATGGACGCTACAGCTAGTGATTATAAGGGTGAAACTACTTGACCAAGTGCTTATATTTTAAGCAGCAATGGTACATGAAACTATTTTTTAAATCCTGTTTCTGATATACCTGGTGGTAACATAGATTACAATTTAAAACAAAATAGTTTTTTTGAATTTTTGAATGGGCCTTGATATTCACCATATAAAAATCAACAAGTAAAAATTTCTGAGAATTATGATTATTTGGATCAAATGGGTACATTTTATAATATTAAAAATAGTTTTGGAAAAAGCACTTATAAACAATCTAAACCAGTTTGATTTAACAAAAATTGATATAGTATGGTAATTGAAAACGATACACAAATTAAATTTTATAAAACATCAATGGGAAATACTGTTAAAGAAGAATTTTATGTTCCAAATAATATAATAAGTGAATTAGGAACCCTTGGAAGAACAAAATATTCTAATCCGTTTTTTGGAACTTACAATGATTGATTAGCATTTTCTGTTTTTGAAAAACCTGACTATATGAATCAAAAACCACTCGAAAACAAAAGAAAAATATATTTTCATAATTTCAATGATACAAATTGAGAAAATACACAAACATTTGATATTCCAGATGAAGTTTTATTTGTGGATGAAAAAGGAAATAAATACGAAACAAATAAAGCATTTTTTCAAACATTCTTTTTTGATAGTGACAAACTATGCATTGAATTTAGTTTTAAAGATAATGCTGGAAATACAATTGGAACAACAATTAAAAGATATGAATTACCAAAAGAAGTTCAAATTAAAAATGATAAATACCTAGATTGAAAAGTAGTGGAAAATGCAAAAATATATTATAGACTAATGGGCAACACTCACCAAGTTGGTACAGAAAATCAACAAGTAACTTTGGAAAATAAAGAAAAATATAATGAATATTTTGATAAATTTAAAGCATCTGATAAACCTTATAATGATTTACTAACTCTTAAAGATTATAGTGATAAATTTGAAAAATCATTATTGACAGCAAAAGAAAATATAGCAAGTGGAGTTTCATCAGACATATACCTTATTGAAGAAAGTGCTTTTGAACAATATGGTTATTATTTTGATGATATAAATCCTGGATTTGATAGTTTTTATAATTTAAATAATGATCAATATAATACAGCTTTAAAATATGACATTTATTTTTCATCAAAATCAGATGACCAATATGACTTAATTGCCAAGGATTTATACAAACCTGTAATTAAAAAAACAGATTTTGAAAAATATAATAGCAGCCCAAATGGAAAGTATTATATAAAGATACATAATTATAATGATACTTTAACTTATAATACTGACCCATTCTATTTTGCTATAACTGATTCAAAGAATGTTGCCATTCAACCAGAACAACCAAAAATTTTATATACAGATAATTTGTCTCCATCTTTGCCGCAAGGTCAGACAAATTATTATGATAAGTTTATTTATAATTGATATGACCAAAAATATACATTGTCTTTTAGTTATCAGTGATCTAAAATTAGTGCAACTTATGATGTTAATGTCAGCTTGAAAAGATATGATTTTAAAACTAAACAAATTAAAACATTAAAAACTTGATATGATCCTTTGCGAAATGAAAAATATGATATTGGAAAAATTACTGAAGATAATAAAGGAATTTACTTTTATGATGTAGAAATTAAATACAAATCAGATTCAAAAGTATTTAATTTATATTCACCATTTATGTATATGATGACAAAAAACGATGTTGATTCAAATAACTTTACTAAGTGAGTTAGTTTATCAAATGAATTAAAAACATTAATTAAAGCTAATAATTCTAAAATATAA
- a CDS encoding SLAC1 family transporter encodes MKNMFRHRIQHMPVAVTGLSLGIAGLASVLDTIFQQFYSSNNLWWCSIPLIAISSFLLLLMTIRNFRHPKILKFDSRDTLSSSLLPTYSMTLMCIAEFIAGWQKGCSGTPPCQVIGAIVMCLSVLIQLIFIVLFFKNVLMKFKWHIHPAYGSWLVPTVGIITSCTFAGRFNENILPIWFFQAIWFFGFITFVPLFIVITYQLLFKTKAAQEKYPSIAVYFAPPNLVLAGFMQTFAIPSQNANIVPEIQAFGGSNSTFIFVMSVLLIMLAFTYTIVLWFFATRIFITHKFAFIFASFTFPLAIGSASMLYASNYLKKLYTNSNQSYLLIVSDTFRYIGYIFSTVAFICIVYIATRFFIKLLKDVFSNKNDDKHHVVYTKDQKNV; translated from the coding sequence ATGAAAAATATGTTTAGACATAGAATACAACATATGCCAGTGGCTGTTACAGGTTTATCATTAGGGATTGCTGGACTAGCTTCTGTTTTAGATACTATATTTCAACAATTTTATAGTTCAAATAATTTATGATGATGTTCAATCCCTCTTATAGCAATTTCATCATTTCTACTTTTATTAATGACAATAAGAAATTTTAGACACCCTAAAATATTAAAATTCGACTCAAGAGATACACTTTCTTCATCTTTGCTTCCAACATATAGTATGACATTAATGTGTATAGCTGAATTTATAGCAGGATGACAAAAAGGTTGTAGTGGTACCCCACCTTGTCAGGTTATTGGGGCAATAGTTATGTGTTTGTCTGTATTAATACAATTAATTTTTATTGTTTTATTTTTTAAAAATGTATTAATGAAATTTAAATGACACATTCATCCAGCTTATGGTTCATGACTTGTTCCAACTGTTGGAATTATTACTTCTTGTACTTTTGCTGGTAGATTTAATGAGAATATATTACCTATATGATTTTTTCAAGCGATATGATTTTTTGGTTTTATAACATTTGTTCCTTTGTTTATAGTTATTACTTATCAATTGTTATTTAAAACTAAAGCAGCGCAAGAAAAATATCCAAGTATTGCAGTGTATTTTGCTCCTCCAAATTTAGTACTTGCAGGTTTTATGCAAACATTTGCAATTCCAAGCCAAAACGCTAATATTGTTCCAGAAATTCAAGCTTTTGGCGGAAGCAACAGCACTTTTATATTTGTAATGTCTGTATTGTTAATAATGCTTGCTTTTACATACACGATAGTTCTATGATTTTTTGCAACAAGAATTTTTATAACACATAAATTTGCCTTTATTTTTGCATCATTTACATTCCCTTTGGCTATTGGTTCAGCTTCTATGTTATATGCATCAAACTATTTAAAAAAGCTTTATACAAATTCAAATCAATCATATTTACTTATTGTTTCAGATACTTTTAGATATATAGGATATATATTTTCAACAGTTGCTTTTATTTGTATAGTTTATATTGCAACAAGATTTTTTATAAAATTATTAAAAGATGTTTTTTCAAATAAAAACGATGATAAACATCATGTAGTTTATACAAAGGATCAAAAAAATGTTTAG
- the ileS gene encoding isoleucine--tRNA ligase, with product MRDYKRTLSMPVTNFEMKANLNVKEPCIQKQWREDYLEKKILDKNKSNKPFILHDGPPYANGDLHLGHSLNKIIKDFILRYKSMKGFYTKFIPGWDTHGLPIEQEISKKMGSDYSKMSISEKRSKCKNFAIENMYKQSEQFARLGIMSAMKETYLTCDRDYEIRQLKVFLKMVQKKLIFQDLKPVYWSWSSQTALADAEIIYKDVESDSIYVAIEIQEKNDFVSKGDNLVIWTTTPWTLPSNLAIAAHPKINYARVKVNDKIYIVSSSLLPKISEKLGWSNYEILSEFNGKKIEKIHYKHPLYDKKNIVINANYVSEKDGTGLVHNAPGFGHDDYLACKKYNIKIFCPIDNYGKFTEEVKDKELVGKFYIDTNPIIIERLKKSEKLLLSEKIVHAAAHDWRTKKPVIYRATKQWFVNISKINSDIIKSLNKVKSIDPSIISKMKEMINNRQEWCISRQRIWGVPIPIIYDKDEQPILETKLLNNIIDILNDEGVNAWFREDAKYFLPEEYNKSKKYIKENDTMDVWFDSGTSFTVLQALKLAYPADLYFEGKDQFRGWFNSSLITSVAVNKIAPYKTLLTHGFVLDQNGNKMSKSAGNGIDPMEVCKEFGADVLRIWVASTDFLDDVRISKDILNQSTETYRRIRNTLFKFMLGNLNGFDYKKFRDVQYSEADLYVLTKLHEDIKKIDDYYDKYDYKNIIKLINKNITELSSWYFDYIKDVLYCDSENDPKRVAIQCVLYILLDNYLKALAPIIPHTCEEAYSFFDKKNKEKSIHLEDFADYKLEPKLRVDLDKWNKFFNLKDKVYSELEKARNENIIAKNNEAEVSISSVEKMPFDDATLAKYLNVAKFESNQKTKGDDLIKVKNPKYTKCERCWNFFDKKQMSSNNELCKRCEKNID from the coding sequence ATGAGAGATTATAAGAGAACATTGAGCATGCCTGTTACAAATTTTGAAATGAAAGCAAATTTAAATGTAAAAGAGCCATGTATTCAAAAACAATGAAGAGAAGATTATTTAGAAAAGAAAATATTAGATAAAAACAAATCTAATAAACCTTTTATATTGCATGATGGACCACCATATGCAAATGGTGATTTACATTTAGGACACTCTCTAAATAAAATCATAAAAGATTTTATTTTAAGATATAAATCTATGAAAGGATTTTACACAAAATTCATTCCAGGATGAGATACTCATGGTTTACCAATTGAGCAAGAAATTAGTAAAAAAATGGGTTCTGATTACTCTAAAATGAGCATTAGTGAAAAAAGAAGTAAGTGTAAAAATTTTGCTATAGAAAATATGTACAAGCAAAGTGAGCAATTTGCAAGACTTGGAATTATGTCTGCAATGAAAGAAACTTACTTAACTTGTGATAGAGACTATGAAATAAGACAATTAAAAGTTTTCTTAAAAATGGTTCAAAAAAAATTAATATTCCAAGACCTTAAACCTGTTTATTGAAGTTGATCAAGTCAAACAGCTTTAGCTGATGCTGAAATTATTTATAAGGATGTTGAATCTGATAGTATATATGTTGCTATTGAAATTCAAGAAAAAAATGATTTTGTTAGTAAAGGTGATAATTTAGTAATATGAACTACAACACCTTGAACTCTTCCATCAAATTTAGCAATTGCTGCACATCCTAAAATAAACTATGCAAGAGTAAAAGTGAATGACAAAATTTATATTGTAAGTTCTTCTTTATTACCAAAAATAAGTGAAAAATTGGGATGATCAAATTATGAAATATTAAGTGAATTTAATGGAAAAAAAATTGAAAAAATTCACTATAAACACCCATTATATGACAAAAAAAATATAGTAATTAATGCTAATTATGTTTCAGAAAAAGATGGTACTGGACTAGTTCATAATGCACCTGGATTTGGTCACGATGATTATTTAGCTTGTAAAAAATATAATATTAAAATTTTTTGTCCAATTGATAACTATGGTAAATTTACTGAAGAAGTAAAAGATAAAGAACTTGTAGGTAAATTCTACATTGATACTAATCCAATAATTATTGAAAGATTAAAAAAATCTGAAAAATTACTTTTAAGTGAAAAAATAGTTCATGCTGCAGCACATGATTGAAGAACTAAAAAACCAGTAATATATCGTGCTACAAAACAATGATTTGTAAATATTTCTAAAATTAATAGTGACATAATTAAATCTTTAAATAAAGTAAAATCTATTGATCCATCTATTATTTCAAAAATGAAAGAAATGATTAATAATCGTCAAGAATGATGTATTAGTAGACAAAGAATTTGAGGTGTTCCAATTCCTATAATTTATGACAAGGATGAACAACCAATTTTAGAAACTAAACTTTTAAACAATATAATTGACATACTAAATGATGAAGGTGTTAATGCTTGATTTAGAGAAGATGCAAAATATTTCTTACCTGAAGAATATAACAAATCTAAAAAATACATTAAAGAAAATGACACTATGGATGTTTGATTTGACTCAGGTACAAGTTTTACAGTATTACAAGCTCTTAAATTAGCATATCCTGCAGATTTATATTTTGAAGGTAAAGACCAATTTAGAGGTTGATTTAATTCATCTTTAATAACAAGTGTTGCTGTTAATAAAATAGCACCTTATAAAACATTACTTACTCATGGTTTTGTTTTAGACCAAAACGGTAATAAAATGTCAAAATCAGCTGGTAATGGAATTGATCCAATGGAAGTATGTAAAGAATTTGGCGCTGATGTTTTAAGAATTTGAGTTGCAAGTACAGATTTTCTAGATGATGTAAGAATATCTAAAGATATATTGAATCAATCAACTGAAACTTATAGAAGAATTAGAAATACTTTATTCAAATTTATGTTGGGTAATTTAAATGGTTTTGATTACAAAAAATTTAGGGATGTTCAATATAGTGAAGCTGATTTATATGTTTTAACTAAATTACATGAAGACATCAAAAAAATTGATGATTATTATGATAAATATGATTATAAAAATATCATTAAATTAATTAATAAAAACATAACAGAACTATCATCTTGATATTTTGACTATATTAAAGATGTTCTATATTGTGATTCAGAAAATGATCCTAAAAGAGTAGCAATTCAATGCGTACTTTATATTTTGTTGGATAACTATTTAAAAGCTCTTGCACCAATTATTCCTCATACTTGTGAAGAAGCTTATAGTTTTTTTGATAAGAAAAATAAAGAGAAATCAATTCATTTAGAGGATTTTGCAGATTATAAATTAGAACCTAAATTAAGAGTTGATTTAGATAAATGAAACAAGTTCTTTAATTTAAAAGATAAAGTATATTCAGAACTTGAAAAAGCAAGAAATGAAAATATTATTGCAAAAAACAATGAAGCAGAAGTTTCTATTTCTTCTGTAGAAAAAATGCCGTTTGATGATGCTACTTTAGCTAAATATTTAAATGTGGCAAAATTTGAATCTAATCAAAAAACAAAAGGTGATGATTTAATTAAGGTTAAAAATCCTAAGTATACTAAATGTGAAAGATGTTGAAATTTCTTTGATAAAAAACAAATGAGTTCAAATAATGAACTTTGCAAAAGATGTGAAAAAAACATTGATTAA
- the rnmV gene encoding ribonuclease M5 yields MSTNIKPKIKEVVIVEGKTDSAKLKSIFDVSTIETNGLALTKNKIEEIKKIANDVGVILFLDPDGPGEKIRKILIQQIPVSYNCFISKKDILNKKKKIGIAEASVESIIEAFKNIKKFDNDINTISWSDYIILDLDNKEKRLKICQYLKISYCNHKQLFKKLNMLGITLKEINEIKQTLNIV; encoded by the coding sequence ATGTCCACAAACATCAAACCAAAAATAAAAGAAGTTGTCATTGTAGAAGGCAAAACTGATTCTGCAAAATTAAAGTCAATATTTGATGTTTCAACCATTGAAACTAATGGTCTTGCATTAACAAAAAACAAAATAGAAGAAATTAAAAAAATTGCCAATGATGTAGGTGTTATTTTATTTTTAGATCCCGATGGACCAGGTGAAAAAATAAGAAAAATATTAATTCAACAAATACCAGTATCTTATAATTGCTTTATTAGTAAAAAAGATATTCTTAACAAGAAAAAGAAAATAGGGATAGCAGAAGCTTCTGTTGAAAGCATTATTGAAGCTTTTAAAAATATTAAAAAATTTGATAATGACATTAATACTATTTCATGATCTGATTATATAATTTTAGATTTAGACAACAAAGAAAAAAGACTTAAAATATGTCAATATTTAAAAATTTCTTATTGTAACCACAAGCAATTATTTAAAAAACTTAATATGTTGGGTATAACACTAAAAGAAATTAATGAAATTAAACAAACCTTAAATATTGTTTAG